In the genome of Methylomagnum ishizawai, the window GCCGGGCCTGTTCGCTGAGCCTGATGCGTTCCCGCAATACGCGGCACTCCTCCTCGCTCGCGGTCGGCACGGCCTTGCCCTGCCGGGCCGGGCCGTTGCTGTAAGTTTCGGGGGGAAGCAATGCGTAGCGATCCGCCGGGACGCCTTGATCGGGTGGCGGGGTATATTGTTTTTCCATGGCGGCGGCCTGCTGCACACCTTGGACCCAACCCCACGGCTTCCAGGGGAAATCCATGGCCCGGCCCAAGGGAAGATGAATGAACACTTAGGGATAACCGCGACGATTAAACGGCGGAAATACCTTTTATTTCGGCTAGAATACGTGATTCATGTGCCGCCTGGGTGTACGTAGTACTGCTTATAGCCTGGCTATGAAGCGTCCGCGCCAGCGGATTCCACCATCTCTGCTACATTCCTAACGCACACCAATCCCGATGGCCAAGGCGACCAGATCGGCCAGGGAATCCACCCCCAGTTTTTCCATGATGCGGGCGCGGTGGATCTCGGCGGTACGATGGCTGATTCCCAGCGCCCGCCCCACCTGCTTGGCGGAATAACCCCGCGCCAACAAAACCAGGATTTCCTTCTCCCTGGGCGTGAGATGGGAATACAGGGCTTCCAGCTTGCTGTGCTGGGCCTTTTCCACATCGCGCCGGACCCCGAGGTCCAAGCCCCGCCGCACCGCCTCGATCAGCACCCCGACTTCGACCGGCTTCTCCAGGAAATCGACCGCCCCGCCCTTGAAACCGGTCCGGGCCTTTTCCACGTCGCCGATGCCGGTGAGGAAAATAATGGGCAGGTCAATATCGCGCTCGGCCAGGATGCGCTGGATTTCGAGGCCGGTGAAACCCGGCAGGTCGATATCCAGCACGATGCAGCCATGGAGGTTGGGCCGGATGGCCTCCAGGAATTCGGTGCCGGTGGCGAACAGCGCCACTTTGAAACCCTCCGCCTCCAAAAGCGCCGCCAAAGCTTCGCGCACCGGGGTATCGTCATCGACGATGAATAGGATTAATTCGTCAACCGCCATGGTCTCGCTCCCAAATCAACGGGCCGCCGCCGGTCATAAGGTATCCAGCAAATGGATCGGGTAGGCTCACGATAGAATCTCCTTTTTAACTATAGACTATTTCCATGCCCATCTTTTGTTACGGATGGGTTTATCGATTCATCCCGGCCGGGTGGCGCGTTCCAACCAAGCCAACCGGGCCAGCGCCTCGTCCCGGTCCGCGCCGCACATCTCCTCGCTGGGTTGCAAGCCCGAACAGCAGCGCGGACGCCCAGGGCTTCCGAACACCGCGCAGCGATGGTCCCCGGTCAATTGGACGCAACGGACCCCGGCGGACTTCCCCTGCGGCATCCCCGGAACCGGGCTGCTGATCGAGGGCGCGATACAGCACGCGCCACAACCGGGACGGCATTCCATGGGCTAGGGCCAAGGCACGAAGTCCGGGAGCGCCATCCCGGCCAGCCGCTCCCGGACGGCGGCCAAGCCCGCCGCGTCGTAGGCCCAAGGCTCGAACCGGCCCCACACCGGCGCGGGCCAAGCCGGGTCGTGGCGGTAGCGCACCACATGATGCACATGCAGTTGCGGCACCAGGTTGCCCAGTGCGGCGATATTGAGTTTGTCGGCGGCGAAAGCGGCGGCGAGCGCCCCGCCCAGGGCCGAGGATTCCCGGATCAGCCGGATTTGGTCGGCGTCGGGCAGTTGGTGGATTTCGGCGATGCCGGGCCGCTCCGGCACCAGGATGAACCAGGGATAGCGGCGCTCGTTCATCAACAGCAGGCGGCAGAGGGGGAAACGCCCCAGCGGCAGGCCGTCCTGGGCGAGACGGGGATGGAGTTCGAACATCATCGGGGAATTCCCCGGAAACGGGGCAGGTATGTACGGGGAGCGCCGCCCCGACCGCCAGAACGGGCGGGAACTCGGACGGCACGGCCAAAGCGGGCATGGGCGACACAATCCATGGTCGATGATTTCCTGGGTGGCGTAGCGGGAAGTAGTTTAACAGTGCCGAGGCCGATATGGGCACCCGTCGCGTGCCGAAGCCAGCGGCGCTAAGGCCGCCGCGTCACGAACATCGCGTCGCCGTAGCTGAAGAACCGGTATTCCTCCGCCACCGCGTGGCGGTAGGCCGCCAGGACTTCCGCCCGCCCGGCGAAGGCGCAGACCAGGGTCAGCAAAGTGGATTCGGGCAGGTGGAAATTGGTGACCAGGGCATCGACGCAGCGGAAATGGAAACCGGGCCGGATGAACAAATCGGTCTCGCCCCGGTAGGGAGCCAGTTCCCCGCCCAGGGCGGCGGTCTCCAGGGTCCGCACCACGGTCGTGCCCACCGCCACCACCCGCCCGCCACCGGCCCGCGCCGCCCGGATTTTGTCCACGGTGGCCGGGGACACTTCGCAGAACTCGAAGTGCATCCGGTGCCGGTCCAGATCGTCCACCCGCAGCGGCTGGAAAGTGCCGCTGCCTACATGCAGGGTCACGAAGGCGGACTCCACGCCCCGCGCCGCCAGCCGCTCCAGCGTCCCGGCGTCGAAATGCAGCCCGGCGGTGGGGGCCGCCACCGCGCCCGGCGTCCGGGAGAACACGGTCTGGTAGCGCTCGCGGTCCTCGTCCCGGTCGGCGCGGGCGATATAGGGCGGCAAGGGCATATGCCCCACCGCCGCCAGCACGGCCTCGATTCCCGGCCCTTCCGGGAATTCCAGTTCGAACAAATCCTCCCGCCGTCCCCGGACCCGGCAGGCATAGCCGCCCTCCAGATGGATCGCCCCGCCCGGCTTGGGCGCTTTGCTGGCCCGCACATGGGCGAGGGCCAACCGGACGTCCAGCACCCGCTCGATCAGCACCTCTACCCGGCCGCCGCTGGCCTTGTGGCCGAACAACCGGGCCGGGATCACCCGCGTATCGTTCAGCACCAGCAGATCGCCCGCCGCCAACAGGTCGGGCAAGGCGGCGAAATGGCGGTCCTCCAACCGCCCGCTGGGTCCGTCCAGGCACAGGAGGCGGCTAGCGGCGCGTTCCGGCAAAGGGGTTTGGGCGATCAGGCGTTCGGGGAGGTCGTAATGGAAATCGCTTTTGAGCATCGGACACAGCTTCGGGGTGATGGGCATGGAAAAGCCGCCAACATCCGGCGGGGCGCTCATAGTTCCACAATCGAGTCGGGTTCGACCACCCCGCCGGGCGGAGTCCGCCAGAAATCCATAGGGCCAAGACCATGACGCCGAACAACCACGCCGCAGGCAAGGCGGCCAGCGTCCATCCATTGGGTCACCGCCACCGCCCCTCCGGTCCCGGCCCGGCCCCAGTTCCAAGTAGCCCCAGTCATACCACAGTCACGCGCTCCCCAAGATTAAATCCAGGACGTGCCCACGGATTAAACCAACAGAAGACACAAACCGCACAAACATATACATGTAGAACAATCCCGACAATTGCGTTACATTAAACCATCGGTACGGCCCCGGTCCAAAAAACACCACAACCAGGGTTCCACCCATCCCAAAACCAAGGTGCCCGCCGATACGGGTCTATTATAATAATTCATCAACCCGTCCAAATCCCGATATTAAATACCCAAAATATTTCCCCCTCGCAAACCAAAACCAACACCCCTAAAACCCACAGCCATTCCGAGCGATAACCCTATGTCACAAGCCTATGATTTCATCGATAACGCAGCGGTGATATCAAAACGTCACAGACAGGTCGCCGACCTCATCATCGATTATCTCGCCCAATTATCGGTGGACTATGTCTTCGGCGTCCCCGGCGGTGCCATCGAACCGCTCTACAACGCCCTGGCCCATAGCGCCAGAAAGGGCGGACCCAGGGCTGTCGTGGCGCGGCACGAAACCGGCGCGGCGTTCATGGCCGATGGTTATTACCGGGAAACCGGCAAGCTGGGCGTATGTTGCGGCACCACCGGACCCGGCACCACCAACCTGCTCACGGGCGTGGCCTCGGCCTACGAAAACCATATCCCGATGTTGGTCATCAGCGCCCAAACCGCCCTGTCCCATTTCGGACGGGGTGCCTTGCAGGAGTCATCCTGTACCGGGGTCGATACTGTCGGCATCCTCCGCTACTGCACCCGCTACAGCACGCTCATCTCCCATGTGGACCAGTTCGAGCATAAATTCGCCGCCGCGGTGATGGCGGCCTTCGGTTCCCCGCACGGCCCGGCCCATCTCAGCGTGCCCCTGGATATCCTCCGCCATCCCCTACCCGGCGCAACCCCGCTCTACGACCTCGCCCCCCACATCCTGCCCCCCTCCCTATTCGACCGCGACATCACCCACAAGCTGTGCGGGCAGATCGAACAAGCCCGCAAGCCGGTCTTCGTGATCGGTGGCGGCTGCGGCGAGGCGCGGTCCCAAATCCTGGCGCTGGCCGGCCGGCTACGCGCCCCGGTGGTGGCCACGCCCAACGGCAAGGGCCATGTCAGCTCGGACTTCCCCTTGTTCAAAGGCGTGATCGGCTTCGCCGGGCATGAAACCGCCAGGGAAACCCTGGCCGACCCGGAAGTCGACCTGGTGGTCGCCATGGGCACCGCCCTGGGCGAATGGGAAAGCTGCGGCTGGAATCCCGACCTCCTGATGAATAACCGGCTGATCCATATCGATCCGAACGAACACCACCTGATGCGTTCCCCGGTGGCGCGGCTCCAGGTCCGGGGCCGCATCCTGTCGATCTTCGACTACCTGCTGGAATATTTCAAAAACCACGGCGAGGCCGGACTCCCCAAGGGCGGCGCGGACGCGGCGGACGCCGCCAGCCACGACACCCGGCTCCATTTCCGGCTCGACGAGGAACACAAGTACGCCGACACGTCCGCCCCCATCAAACCGCAACGGCTGATGCGGGAATTGGTGGACATCTTCCCCCGCAACACCTGCTTCCTGGCCGACGCCGGCAACAGCCAGGCCTGGGCCATCCATTACCTACACCCTTTCGGTTGCGAGCCTTCCGCCCAGTCCGCCCACGGCTCGGACCGGCTCCGGCATTGCATGGAATTCGACTCGATGGGCTGGGCGATAGGCGCCGCCGTCGGCACCGCCCTGGGCAATCCGCAACAGCCGGTGGTCTGCATCACCGGGGACGGCAGCCTGCTGATGAGCGGTCAGGAAATCAGCGTCGCGGTCCAGGAAAAACTGCCCATCATCTTCGTGGTGCTGAACGATTCCGCCCTGGGGATGGTCAAGCACGGCCAGCGCCTCCGGCAATCCGAGGCGGTCGCGTTCGAGTTGCCGGCCACGGATTTCCGGGCCTATGCCGAAGCCATGGGCGCGACCGGCCATGTCATCCGCTCCCCGGCCGACCTCAGGGCGCTGGATATCGCCGCCTTGTGCGCCCGGTCCGGCCCCACGGTGTTGGACGTGCGGATCGATCCCGACGAAGTCCCCCCTATCGCCATGCGTATCGAAATCCTGGGCATCGACGATGAAATCGGCTAAGGAAGTCATACACACCCGCATCTGGGAAGAAACCCCCGAGGCCGACAACCCTTTCGCCGCCGCCGTCTGCCGTTGCGCCGGCTACGATGTCTATGGCGACCTGTTGGGCAAGGCCGGCTGGGCCGAATACCTTTATCTCCTGTTCAAGCTGGAACGCCCGGCCCCGGCGGAGGCGCGGCTGCTGGAAGACCTGGCCGTGGTCCTGGCCCATCCCGGCCCGCGCGATCCCAGCGTACACGCCGCGATGTGCGGCGGGGTCGGCGGTTCCACCCACGCCGCCAGCCTGA includes:
- a CDS encoding thiamine pyrophosphate-binding protein, with the translated sequence MSQAYDFIDNAAVISKRHRQVADLIIDYLAQLSVDYVFGVPGGAIEPLYNALAHSARKGGPRAVVARHETGAAFMADGYYRETGKLGVCCGTTGPGTTNLLTGVASAYENHIPMLVISAQTALSHFGRGALQESSCTGVDTVGILRYCTRYSTLISHVDQFEHKFAAAVMAAFGSPHGPAHLSVPLDILRHPLPGATPLYDLAPHILPPSLFDRDITHKLCGQIEQARKPVFVIGGGCGEARSQILALAGRLRAPVVATPNGKGHVSSDFPLFKGVIGFAGHETARETLADPEVDLVVAMGTALGEWESCGWNPDLLMNNRLIHIDPNEHHLMRSPVARLQVRGRILSIFDYLLEYFKNHGEAGLPKGGADAADAASHDTRLHFRLDEEHKYADTSAPIKPQRLMRELVDIFPRNTCFLADAGNSQAWAIHYLHPFGCEPSAQSAHGSDRLRHCMEFDSMGWAIGAAVGTALGNPQQPVVCITGDGSLLMSGQEISVAVQEKLPIIFVVLNDSALGMVKHGQRLRQSEAVAFELPATDFRAYAEAMGATGHVIRSPADLRALDIAALCARSGPTVLDVRIDPDEVPPIAMRIEILGIDDEIG
- a CDS encoding YkgJ family cysteine cluster protein, whose product is MECRPGCGACCIAPSISSPVPGMPQGKSAGVRCVQLTGDHRCAVFGSPGRPRCCSGLQPSEEMCGADRDEALARLAWLERATRPG
- a CDS encoding response regulator transcription factor, giving the protein MAVDELILFIVDDDTPVREALAALLEAEGFKVALFATGTEFLEAIRPNLHGCIVLDIDLPGFTGLEIQRILAERDIDLPIIFLTGIGDVEKARTGFKGGAVDFLEKPVEVGVLIEAVRRGLDLGVRRDVEKAQHSKLEALYSHLTPREKEILVLLARGYSAKQVGRALGISHRTAEIHRARIMEKLGVDSLADLVALAIGIGVR
- a CDS encoding HIT domain-containing protein; the encoded protein is MMFELHPRLAQDGLPLGRFPLCRLLLMNERRYPWFILVPERPGIAEIHQLPDADQIRLIRESSALGGALAAAFAADKLNIAALGNLVPQLHVHHVVRYRHDPAWPAPVWGRFEPWAYDAAGLAAVRERLAGMALPDFVPWP
- the queA gene encoding tRNA preQ1(34) S-adenosylmethionine ribosyltransferase-isomerase QueA translates to MLKSDFHYDLPERLIAQTPLPERAASRLLCLDGPSGRLEDRHFAALPDLLAAGDLLVLNDTRVIPARLFGHKASGGRVEVLIERVLDVRLALAHVRASKAPKPGGAIHLEGGYACRVRGRREDLFELEFPEGPGIEAVLAAVGHMPLPPYIARADRDEDRERYQTVFSRTPGAVAAPTAGLHFDAGTLERLAARGVESAFVTLHVGSGTFQPLRVDDLDRHRMHFEFCEVSPATVDKIRAARAGGGRVVAVGTTVVRTLETAALGGELAPYRGETDLFIRPGFHFRCVDALVTNFHLPESTLLTLVCAFAGRAEVLAAYRHAVAEEYRFFSYGDAMFVTRRP